The following proteins are co-located in the Drosophila virilis strain 15010-1051.87 unplaced genomic scaffold, Dvir_AGI_RSII-ME tig00003825, whole genome shotgun sequence genome:
- the LOC6622629 gene encoding uncharacterized protein, translating into MSKDKKTLKQMQEEIEMKMEKKLQEAKDNEQRNLELQEAVRHLSRVPGSCPVGRCNEIVFPSNMMMHMLHKHMYTLGTTNSEIYEHKPLVMCFDPTGYEHGVNNCMATLLYGGVKGKPSTQPGLSYLSNPNSALINDHHRFDNYLPIMLMVCRTTWYAQLKDKQLERQLVSINANKAGIYVFWLVAPKTTRKIYYTLTVYDRYYLNSRSVIRVVRDYTHYQNPSDFLPNEDNYLLLRDTEVNDFMSMSKTGPSAESKLNKLGIPIELIIYEDPKNPPIRHSSQRELQEALEQVQELYIKDSMPRIKGSVRRATSGTVSKARKPRSNTSSSTVSSLNRSSMVFK; encoded by the coding sequence ATGTCGAAAGATAAGAAAACGCTAAAGCAGATGCAAGaggaaattgaaatgaaaatggaaaagaagTTGCAGGAAGCCAAGGATAACGAACAAAGAAATCTTGAACTGCAAGAAGCTGTACGACATCTGTCCCGGGTGCCCGGTAGCTGTCCTGTTGGCAGGTGCAACGAGATAGTATTCCCATCAAATATGATGATGCACATGCTGCACAAGCATATGTATACTCTGGGCACTACGAACTCTGAGATCTATGAGCACAAGCCGCTGGTCATGTGCTTTGATCCGACAGGCTACGAGCACGGCGTTAACAACTGCATGGCCACGCTCCTGTACGGAGGAGTGAAGGGCAAGCCGTCGACGCAACCGGGCCTCAGCTATCTGAGCAATCCGAACTCAGCGCTTATTAACGATCACCACAGGTTCGACAATTATCTGCCCATAATGTTGATGGTCTGCCGTACCACCTGGTATGCCCAGCTCAAGGATAAGCAGCTGGAGCGCCAACTGGTCTCAATTAATGCCAACAAGGCCGGCATCTATGTCTTTTGGCTGGTCGCACCCAAGACAACTCGCAAGATCTACTACACACTGACTGTCTACGATCGTTACTATCTGAACTCGCGCAGTGTTATTCGCGTGGTGCGCGACTATACTCACTACCAGAATCCCAGCGATTTTCTACCCAATGAGGACAACTATCTGTTGCTGCGTGACACGGAGGTCAATGATTTTATGAGCATGAGCAAGACAGGCCCCAGCGCGGAGTCGAAGCTGAACAAGCTCGGCATACCCATAGAACTCATCATCTACGAAGATCCGAAAAATCCGCCTATCCGACATAGCAGTCAAAGGGAGCTACAGGAAGCACTGGAACAGGTACAAGAGCTATACATTAAGGACAGTATGCCACGCATCAAGGGATCTGTTAGACGCGCCACCTCGGGCACAGTGTCAAAAGCCAGAAAACCGCGCTCAAATACAAGCTCCTCAACGGTATCTTCGCTGAACCGCAGCTCGATGGTCTTCAAGTGA
- the LOC6622619 gene encoding protein Exd1 homolog, producing MSDDNSNFEDIDNSDNDSVESFATAAAWERKSIKSAPLLPHELLSLQQKLKRIVVIQQTDQSYHRALSDIRDQAIISVLVEPSFYGRHCITSVMVIATANNTYVFDLKALGVIFRELSVLLEAEYPRKIMHYSHRICDLLFHQHKLRINGICDTFVALCVARQDRCNCTLQDAISLIFELPLSELTCDEITSASESLRNFTARPLSRGQIQYLGKLAILQHKLHDTLIYGNICSDLQQMSEKFSCEFNKQKKSDEVALNMRPGSKTGFECIDPYYKISTSVD from the exons atgagCGATGACAATAGCAATTTTGAGGACATCGACAACAGCGACAATGACAGCGTAGAGTCTTTTGCTACAGCTGCCGCTTGGGAGAGAAAATCTATAAAAAGTGCGCCCCTTTTGCCACACGAACTGTTGTCCCTGCAGCAGAAACTTAAGCGCATTGTGGTTATTCAGCAAACGGATCAGTCATACCATAGGGCGTTGAGCGACATACGCGACCAAGCCATCATCTCGGTGCTGGTGGAGCCAAGTTTCTATGGGCGGCATTGCATAACATCCGTCATGGTTATTGCCACCGCGAATAATACGTATGTGTTTGATCTGAAAGCGCTGGGAGTCATTTTCCGGGAACTATCTGTGCTGCTGGAGGCGGAGTATCCTAGAAAGATAATGCACTACAGCCATCGAATATGTGATTTGCTGTTCCATCAGCACAAGCTAAGAATAAATGGAATTTGCGACACGTTCGTCGCGTTGTGCGTAGCTCGACAGGATCGTTGTAATTGCACGTTGCAGGACGCCATTTCGTTAATTTTCGAGCTACCGCTGTCCGAGCTGACCTGCGACGAGATAACTAGT GCCAGCGAATCGCTGCGTAACTTCACCGCACGCCCTTTATCCAGAGGTCAGATCCAATACCTGGGAAAACTTGCCATATTACAACATAAGTTACACGATACGCTTATCTACGGAAATATTTGTAGCGATTTGCAACAAATGTCGGAAAAATTCAGCTGCGAGTTTAACAAGCAAAAGAAATCGGACGAGGTGGCACTGAACATGAGACCTGGTAGCAAAACTGGCTTCGAATGCATAGATCCATACTACAAAATATCAACATCAGTGGACTAA
- the LOC116650465 gene encoding 10 kDa heat shock protein, mitochondrial-like, whose translation MAAAIKKIIPMLDRILVQRAEALTKTKGGIVLPEKSVGKVLEGTVVAVGPGTRNATTGSHIPIGVKEGDRVLLPEFGGTKVQLDSDEKKELFLFRESDILAKLE comes from the exons aTG GCTGCCGCTATTAAGAAGATCATCCCCATGCTTGACCGCATTTTGGTGCAACGCGCTGAAGCCCTTACCAAAACGAAAGGTGGCATTGTCTTGCCAGAAAAATCGGTGGGTAAAGTGCTGGAAGGCACTGTTGTGGCGGTGGGACCCGGAACTCGCAATGCT aCAACTGGCAGTCATATTCCAATTGGTGTAAAGGAGGGCGATCGCGTTCTGCTGCCTGAATTTGGCGGTACCAAGGTCCAATTGGATAGTGATGAAAAGAAAGAGCTGTTCCTTTTCCGCGAGTcggatatcttggccaaattaGAATAA
- the LOC116650464 gene encoding large ribosomal subunit protein bL20m-like: MVFISIPLMVRARGPDEFWRKRRIFKLAAHYRSRTRNVYSFAIRSVHRALAYATKGRKLKKLDMAQLWTTRVEAGCQQYGVALDTFKEGLARSDILLNKKMLSDLAIWEPRSFEALVNISRERAAVEGLPDIKRRSAFNQVYGLSNLKLD, encoded by the exons ATGGTGTTTATAAGCATCCCCCTGATGGTGCGCGCCCGCGGCCCGGATGAGTTCTGGCGCAAAAGGCGTATTTTCAAACTCGCTGCG CATTATCGCAGCCGTACGCGTAATGTTTATTCTTTTGCCATACGCAGCGTTCATCGTGCACTCGCATACGCCACCAAGGGCCGCAAGCTCAAGAAACTGGACATGGCTCAGCTGTGGACAACCCGCGTTGAAGCCGGCTGCCAGCAGTATGGAGTCGCCTTGGACACATTCAAGGAGGGCCTCGCACGCTCTGATATTTTGCTGAACAA AAAAATGCTCTCCGATTTGGCTATTTGGGAGCCACGCTCGTTTGAAGCTTTGGTAAACATTTCCAGAGAACGGGCTGCTGTGGAGGGTCTGCCGGACATTAAGCGAAGGTCGGCCTTCAATCAGGTGTATGGGCTGAGTAATCTAAAGCTCGATTAG